A single window of Colletes latitarsis isolate SP2378_abdomen chromosome 4, iyColLati1, whole genome shotgun sequence DNA harbors:
- the Tre1 gene encoding trapped in endoderm 1, translating to MNGSVTNGTIFGLEGESMKHFPRPVTITAAVCAIIFCVVGVAGNLVTVIALLKYTRLRRHATTAFVISLSISDLIFSAVNMPLTASRYLHEAWVLGETLCKIFPLFFYGNVAVSLLSMVAITINRYILISRSEIYAQLYTTRRIILMLIAIWTLSFSILLPPLLGFWGTLGLEPSTFSCTILKKNGASPKKFLFVLGFIVPCVVISVSYLCIYWRVRTSRKNLEAHAGVLRRKSSGFQRREDSRVTRLMLTIFLCFLLCFMPLMLTNVADDKMKIPILHVIGSVLAWASSVVNPFIYAGTNKLYREAYKQILCPISSKTQTIGPKPTHSHSSKVSSPQAT from the exons ATGAATGGTTCTGTGACAAATGGCACAATTTTCGGATTGGAAGGTGAGAGTATGAAGCACTTTCCTCGGCCAGTGACTATCACAGCAGCTGTTTGCGCGATTATTTTCTGCGTCGTTGGAGTCGCGG GGAATTTAGTGACAGTGATCGCGCTGTTGAAATATACAAGATTGAGACGACATGCAACAACTGCGTTCGTGATAAGTCTCAGCATTTCCGACTTGATTTTTTCCGCGGTAAATATGCCGCTAACCGCGAGCAGATATTTACACGAGGCGTGGGTGCTGGGCGAAACTCTATGCAAAATATTCCCTCTCTTCTTCTACGGAAACGTTGCTGTGTCTTTGCTGAGCATGGTCGCGATCACCATAAATCG ATACATACTGATCTCAAGATCGGAGATATACGCCCAACTGTACACTACTCGACGAATCATCCTGATGCTGATCGCCATTTGGACGCTGAGCTTCTCCATATTGTTGCCACCGTTGCTCGGTTTTTGGGGAACTTTGGGTTTGGAACCGTCTACCTTCTCGTGCACGATTCTGAAGAAAAATGGCGCCAGCCCCAAGAAGTTCCTCTTCGTGTTGGGGTTCATCGTGCCCTGCGTGGTCATCAGTGTCTCCTATTTGTGCATTTACTGGCGCGTTAGGACGAGCAGGAAGAACCTGGAGGCCCACGCGGGCGTTTTGAGGAGAAAATCCAGCGGCTTCCAACGCAGAGAGGATTCCAGAGTCACCAGACTGATGCTGACCATCTTCCTCTGTTTCCTATTGTGCTTCATGCCTTTGATGCTGACCAACGTGGCCGACGACAAGATGAAGATCCCGATTCTGCACGTGATAGGGTCGGTGTTGGCGTGGGCCTCGTCCGTGGTCAATCCTTTTATCTACGCTGGCACCAATAAACTCTACAGAGAGGCCTACAAGCAAATTTTATGCCCGATTTCTAGCAAAACGCAGACCATCGGACCGAAACCCACCCATTCGCACTCGAGCAAAGTATCGTCGCCGCAGGCGACTTGA